Proteins co-encoded in one Streptomyces roseochromogenus subsp. oscitans DS 12.976 genomic window:
- a CDS encoding polymorphic toxin-type HINT domain-containing protein, giving the protein MKPGSIAARTVSHAIRVLCLILLPIALAAGLLGNAASRAVADGAPTGGGSAVTDEVTDRARVLNLWSTGGPGVRAAAEVALTGSEDDVRHFLDTENDAAFQDERVAVAQLASVGGLSLQDAARKALDGTQDDLEAFLYDGWRDPYFQDQRVQVAQIIDAGGPEVRKAGQAALDGTPGDIKAFLSTGQYDRRAQDERVEVAQIISVGGSNVVAAGRIALNGSADDIHQFLEVGQYVARARDQEHATVAQLAAQATKAGSKAAAQTKAAKDASVRAVKAANLAKAAAQKAAAQTQAAKNDSLQAASAAGRAASAAKQAAEAAQEAIDAAAAANNSARLAASAAQQAASAAVGAAQAAAQAQSAAADAANDAGKASAARKAAEDARTAAKGARLAADAATQAGNAASEAGNAAKAAADAGTNADAAADAADQANTYATQAGVHSSEAGVEAAATHRHAQEANRAANAAAALAAESASAANDARDAANNAAAHADNAAKDADDAAKHAGEAATAAKQSAAHAKAAQDAADAATAAVAKAQKTHATAVKIETEELTESTNAGIAQAKDLKAQQDQRAAADTAAAQQIKDTDAQAKSLAAQSAQSGADPKTIAPAGRKVALATMQTGGAWSRGAAEVALTGTDQDVVDYLTTRRTQGAQQDDRYRVQTLAQESSLASVRSAAEEVLKGSDDQVSAFLATGQYEAGAQDFRVAIAQIINAGGPVVQQTGRAALDSGDPQKYRQFLTTGQYQARTQDERVRAAQLADPKNNGSGPQVKSAARIALEGPDDLLDQFIQVGQYKAQRQDYLGATHTAQIAQLIADAAGIAATAQQNAAQAHKAAANAVRAQDQAADWAKKADASAKQAKGYADQAAKSAKDAQASADQAADSAHTAAKAAASANQAASDAATSALDAAGSAQWAQASASAAYTAGQQARASELAAGKDSKAADQAYKDAFQAAVEKKEAERKAAEKDTGSQAEARYRCGMLGCDPVEHPARYCQHNEVLCDLASMGPGAGVAAEELWSVEKDLLGLGQLDACKGGDAVACLQLGEDLLLSSKFKYLERGMEALQDLRLRRYLKASCTQCFPAGTKVLMANASTRNIETVQSGDTVLATDPLTGRTAPRRVSRLIITDGDKHFDELTITTPDGPRKLTATYEHPFWSPSAHHWVKARDLTPGSTLLSTGGATAQVKANRAFDQHIRTYNLTVDDLHTYYVLAGRTPVLVHNSSCTSFSKWYEGGGGVMADLNDGALTMAVERGEGSVSGGQMFTDTMEHFGPENVTSFHAKWVPAMPTNLDAFNANLRAGMSYEDAAAKTFTGHMAGKYGLTVVTVDRSKLVGEFGHYTNAEPVFSRPGG; this is encoded by the coding sequence ATGAAACCCGGCAGTATCGCGGCGAGAACGGTCTCGCATGCGATACGCGTGCTCTGTCTGATTCTGCTGCCCATCGCACTTGCGGCCGGCCTTCTCGGGAACGCTGCCTCCCGCGCTGTGGCCGACGGCGCTCCAACCGGTGGCGGCAGTGCCGTCACCGACGAGGTGACCGACCGCGCCCGGGTACTCAACCTGTGGTCGACGGGTGGCCCCGGGGTGCGGGCCGCTGCGGAAGTCGCCCTGACCGGCAGCGAGGATGACGTACGACACTTCCTCGACACGGAGAACGACGCCGCGTTCCAGGACGAGCGCGTTGCCGTGGCACAGCTCGCCAGTGTCGGCGGGCTGAGCTTGCAGGACGCGGCCCGCAAGGCTCTGGACGGAACGCAGGACGACCTAGAGGCCTTCCTGTACGACGGCTGGCGGGATCCGTACTTCCAGGATCAGCGGGTTCAGGTCGCGCAGATCATCGATGCGGGCGGCCCGGAGGTCCGGAAGGCGGGGCAGGCTGCGCTGGACGGGACGCCGGGTGACATCAAGGCGTTCTTGTCGACCGGTCAGTACGATCGGCGGGCGCAGGACGAGCGGGTCGAGGTCGCGCAGATCATCAGCGTAGGCGGCTCTAACGTGGTGGCGGCGGGCCGGATCGCGTTGAACGGTTCGGCGGACGACATCCATCAGTTCTTGGAAGTCGGCCAGTATGTAGCGCGTGCCCGTGATCAGGAGCACGCCACGGTCGCCCAGCTGGCGGCGCAGGCCACGAAGGCCGGCAGCAAGGCGGCGGCCCAGACCAAGGCCGCCAAGGACGCCTCCGTGCGTGCCGTGAAGGCGGCGAATCTCGCCAAGGCTGCCGCACAGAAGGCGGCGGCCCAGACCCAGGCCGCCAAGAACGACTCCCTGCAGGCCGCTTCAGCGGCCGGCCGGGCGGCGTCGGCGGCCAAGCAGGCCGCGGAAGCCGCGCAGGAGGCGATCGACGCGGCGGCCGCCGCCAACAACTCCGCACGGCTGGCGGCCAGCGCCGCTCAGCAGGCTGCTTCGGCGGCGGTGGGTGCCGCGCAGGCAGCAGCCCAGGCGCAGAGTGCGGCTGCGGATGCGGCCAATGATGCGGGCAAGGCTTCCGCAGCGCGTAAAGCGGCCGAGGACGCCCGTACCGCGGCCAAGGGTGCGCGGCTGGCGGCGGACGCGGCCACACAGGCCGGCAACGCGGCCAGCGAGGCGGGCAATGCCGCGAAGGCCGCCGCCGATGCCGGCACCAACGCCGACGCCGCCGCGGACGCGGCCGACCAGGCCAACACCTACGCCACCCAGGCCGGCGTCCACTCCAGCGAGGCCGGCGTGGAGGCAGCCGCCACCCACCGCCATGCGCAGGAGGCCAACCGCGCCGCGAACGCGGCCGCAGCACTGGCCGCAGAGTCGGCAAGTGCGGCGAACGACGCGCGGGATGCGGCCAATAACGCGGCCGCACATGCGGACAACGCCGCGAAGGACGCCGATGACGCGGCCAAGCACGCTGGCGAAGCAGCCACGGCTGCCAAGCAGTCGGCGGCGCATGCCAAGGCCGCCCAGGACGCGGCCGACGCCGCTACCGCGGCCGTCGCCAAGGCGCAGAAGACCCACGCCACCGCCGTCAAGATCGAGACGGAGGAGCTGACCGAGAGCACCAACGCCGGCATCGCGCAGGCCAAGGACCTCAAGGCCCAGCAGGACCAGCGAGCAGCCGCGGACACGGCGGCTGCCCAGCAGATCAAGGACACCGACGCGCAGGCGAAGAGCCTGGCCGCGCAGTCCGCACAGTCCGGAGCCGACCCCAAGACCATCGCCCCGGCCGGCCGCAAGGTCGCGCTGGCGACGATGCAGACCGGCGGCGCGTGGAGCAGGGGCGCCGCCGAGGTGGCCCTGACCGGCACTGACCAGGATGTCGTCGACTACCTCACCACCCGCCGCACGCAGGGCGCCCAGCAGGACGACCGCTACCGCGTGCAGACCCTGGCCCAGGAGAGCTCCCTGGCCTCGGTACGCAGTGCCGCCGAGGAAGTGCTCAAGGGCAGTGACGATCAGGTCTCGGCGTTCCTGGCCACCGGGCAGTACGAGGCCGGGGCGCAGGACTTCCGGGTGGCCATCGCCCAGATCATCAACGCCGGCGGACCGGTGGTGCAGCAGACCGGCCGGGCCGCACTGGACTCAGGCGACCCGCAGAAATACCGCCAGTTCCTCACCACCGGCCAGTACCAGGCGCGTACCCAGGACGAACGCGTTCGCGCCGCCCAGCTCGCCGACCCCAAGAACAACGGCAGCGGCCCGCAGGTGAAGTCCGCGGCCCGGATCGCCCTGGAGGGCCCCGATGACCTGCTGGACCAGTTCATCCAGGTCGGCCAGTACAAGGCCCAGCGCCAGGACTACCTCGGCGCCACCCACACCGCGCAGATCGCCCAGCTGATCGCGGACGCCGCCGGCATCGCGGCCACCGCCCAGCAGAATGCCGCCCAAGCCCACAAGGCCGCCGCCAACGCGGTCAGGGCTCAAGACCAGGCAGCCGACTGGGCCAAGAAAGCCGACGCCTCCGCCAAGCAGGCCAAGGGCTACGCCGACCAGGCCGCCAAGTCCGCCAAGGACGCGCAGGCCTCCGCCGACCAGGCAGCCGACTCCGCCCACACCGCCGCCAAGGCCGCCGCCTCCGCCAACCAGGCCGCGAGCGACGCGGCCACCTCCGCCCTCGACGCCGCCGGCTCCGCCCAGTGGGCCCAGGCCTCCGCCAGCGCCGCCTACACCGCCGGACAGCAGGCCCGTGCCTCCGAACTCGCGGCCGGCAAGGACTCCAAGGCCGCCGACCAGGCTTACAAGGACGCCTTCCAGGCGGCTGTGGAGAAGAAGGAGGCCGAACGCAAAGCCGCCGAGAAGGACACCGGGAGCCAGGCCGAAGCACGCTACCGCTGCGGCATGCTCGGTTGCGACCCCGTGGAACACCCGGCCCGCTATTGCCAGCACAACGAGGTGCTGTGCGACCTCGCCTCCATGGGCCCCGGCGCCGGGGTCGCGGCCGAAGAGCTGTGGAGCGTGGAGAAGGACCTCCTCGGTCTCGGACAACTCGACGCCTGCAAGGGCGGCGACGCCGTGGCCTGCCTCCAGCTCGGCGAGGACCTCCTCCTCAGCTCGAAGTTCAAGTACCTCGAACGCGGAATGGAAGCGCTGCAGGACCTGAGGCTCCGGCGGTACCTCAAAGCGAGCTGTACGCAGTGCTTCCCGGCCGGGACCAAGGTCCTCATGGCCAACGCCAGTACCAGGAACATCGAGACCGTCCAGTCGGGCGACACGGTCCTCGCGACGGACCCGCTCACCGGCCGCACTGCGCCTCGCAGGGTCAGCCGTCTCATCATCACCGACGGCGACAAGCACTTCGATGAACTCACCATCACAACCCCGGACGGCCCCCGGAAGCTCACCGCCACCTACGAGCACCCCTTCTGGAGCCCGTCGGCACACCACTGGGTCAAGGCCCGCGACCTCACCCCCGGCAGCACGCTCCTCAGCACCGGCGGCGCCACTGCGCAGGTCAAAGCCAACCGCGCCTTCGACCAGCACATCCGCACCTACAACCTCACCGTCGACGACCTCCACACCTACTATGTGCTGGCAGGCCGCACGCCGGTGCTGGTACACAATTCCAGCTGTACCTCTTTCTCAAAGTGGTACGAGGGAGGCGGTGGAGTCATGGCAGACCTGAACGACGGCGCGTTGACCATGGCGGTGGAGCGAGGCGAAGGCTCCGTCTCAGGTGGGCAGATGTTCACCGATACCATGGAACATTTCGGCCCCGAGAACGTCACGTCGTTCCACGCCAAATGGGTTCCCGCAATGCCGACCAACCTTGATGCCTTCAATGCGAACCTCAGGGCTGGCATGTCCTACGAGGATGCGGCCGCCAAAACCTTCACCGGCCATATGGCCGGAAAGTACGGGCTGACCGTCGTGACGGTCGACAGAAGTAAGCTCGTGGGCGAGTTCGGCCACTACACCAACGCCGAACCTGTGTTTTCGCGACCTGGAGGGTAG
- a CDS encoding S1 family peptidase encodes MPGFRPHTARTSGLIAAATLAAAALSATPATAISGPQAPGATSAALARLDIGNQTGDQRGCSAVLVAPQWLLTAASCFTDTPGAPLKSGAPKLKTTATLGGSAQQVVNLVPRTDRDVVMAQLAKPSGITPVPVADAAPVTGDEVQAAGFGRTHDEWVPGQVHAAAFTVQNTGATTIDLAGKSDGAAICKGDTGGPALNTTGGRTAIVGVSSLSWQGGCLGTDPAETRTGAVAARVDDLAAWVQQVSYSTAFAATQWKHAVQMTAGYYTGGSAGGTRRMDLIVVWDDGEVTLYQGGDANDPAHPFAAEYQLQPKKSIWTHAVNVTSTNTGGGTDGVVVRWTDGEMTLYTSVDAKGFHGEKQLAPHHIAEWENDARLMSAGRFTVNGQRDDLLVDWKDGHVSLFADLAANGLKKQTQIVAKNTTWTYATQLTSGSFTGKNTDDLLVRWVDGETTIYPGMNGKSLPGEIKIRPGKPDKSNWADATVVTAGAFTANTTADDIIVRWNDGHVSLFPGVDAKGLHDEIQLAPAN; translated from the coding sequence ATGCCTGGTTTTCGTCCGCACACCGCGCGGACCAGCGGCCTGATCGCCGCTGCCACCCTGGCTGCCGCCGCCCTGTCGGCCACGCCCGCGACCGCCATATCGGGCCCGCAGGCCCCCGGCGCCACCTCGGCCGCCCTCGCACGGCTCGACATCGGCAACCAGACCGGCGACCAGCGCGGCTGCTCGGCCGTGCTGGTGGCCCCGCAGTGGCTGCTGACGGCCGCGAGCTGCTTCACCGACACCCCCGGCGCACCCCTTAAGTCCGGCGCGCCGAAACTGAAGACGACGGCCACCCTCGGCGGCAGCGCCCAGCAGGTGGTGAACCTGGTGCCCCGCACCGACCGCGACGTGGTCATGGCCCAACTGGCCAAGCCCAGCGGCATCACCCCCGTCCCGGTGGCCGACGCCGCGCCCGTTACCGGGGACGAGGTCCAGGCCGCAGGGTTCGGGCGCACACACGACGAGTGGGTGCCCGGCCAGGTGCACGCGGCCGCCTTCACCGTCCAGAACACCGGTGCCACCACCATCGATCTGGCTGGAAAATCGGACGGCGCGGCGATCTGCAAGGGCGACACCGGCGGTCCCGCACTGAACACCACAGGCGGCCGTACCGCGATCGTGGGTGTCAGCAGCCTGTCCTGGCAGGGCGGTTGCCTGGGAACCGACCCGGCGGAGACGCGTACGGGAGCGGTGGCGGCACGGGTCGACGACCTGGCCGCCTGGGTCCAGCAGGTCTCCTACAGCACCGCCTTCGCGGCCACGCAGTGGAAGCACGCCGTGCAGATGACCGCCGGCTACTACACCGGCGGTTCCGCGGGCGGCACCCGCCGTATGGACCTGATCGTCGTCTGGGACGACGGCGAAGTCACCCTCTACCAGGGCGGCGACGCCAACGACCCGGCTCATCCCTTCGCAGCCGAATACCAGCTGCAGCCCAAGAAGAGCATCTGGACCCACGCCGTCAACGTGACCAGCACCAACACCGGCGGCGGCACCGACGGAGTCGTGGTGCGTTGGACCGATGGCGAGATGACCCTGTACACATCCGTCGACGCCAAGGGTTTCCACGGCGAGAAGCAGCTCGCCCCGCACCACATCGCTGAATGGGAGAACGACGCCCGGCTGATGTCCGCCGGCCGCTTCACCGTCAACGGCCAGCGTGACGATCTGCTGGTCGACTGGAAGGACGGCCACGTCTCCCTCTTCGCCGACCTGGCCGCCAACGGGCTGAAGAAGCAGACCCAGATCGTCGCCAAGAACACCACCTGGACCTACGCCACCCAGCTCACCAGCGGGTCTTTCACCGGCAAGAACACCGACGACCTGCTGGTGCGCTGGGTCGACGGCGAGACCACCATCTACCCCGGCATGAACGGCAAGTCCCTGCCCGGCGAGATCAAGATCCGGCCCGGCAAGCCAGACAAGTCGAACTGGGCCGACGCCACCGTCGTCACCGCCGGCGCCTTCACCGCCAACACCACCGCCGACGACATCATCGTCCGCTGGAACGACGGCCACGTCAGCCTCTTCCCCGGCGTCGACGCCAAGGGCCTGCACGACGAAATCCAGCTCGCGCCCGCCAACTGA
- a CDS encoding superoxide dismutase family protein: protein MRHFVAVLAGAMVMTGGLAACSSGSSASGAGTPTATASSGTSAAVLASAAFAAPAASGKQPAGVTYNTGLVPTGAQAIIKAKVEDGGREITLAVSGLRPNRTYGSHVHAKACGAKPADSGPHYQDKKDPVQPWADPAYANKNNEVWLDFTTNAKGEATMTSHVKWAFRKGQANSVVIHANRTSTEPGMAGMAGDRLACLTAPFS, encoded by the coding sequence ATGCGCCATTTTGTTGCGGTTCTTGCGGGGGCGATGGTGATGACCGGTGGTTTGGCCGCCTGCTCCTCCGGCTCGTCGGCTTCCGGGGCAGGGACACCGACGGCCACGGCGAGTTCCGGTACCAGCGCCGCAGTGCTGGCCTCGGCCGCGTTCGCCGCCCCGGCAGCCTCCGGTAAGCAGCCCGCAGGGGTCACCTACAACACCGGCCTCGTGCCGACCGGGGCGCAGGCCATCATCAAGGCCAAGGTCGAGGACGGGGGGAGGGAGATCACCCTCGCCGTGTCGGGGCTGCGGCCCAACCGCACGTACGGTTCGCACGTGCACGCCAAGGCGTGCGGGGCGAAGCCCGCCGACTCCGGTCCGCACTACCAGGACAAGAAGGACCCGGTGCAGCCCTGGGCCGACCCCGCGTACGCCAACAAGAACAACGAGGTCTGGCTGGACTTCACGACCAATGCCAAGGGCGAGGCCACCATGACCTCGCATGTGAAGTGGGCCTTCCGCAAGGGCCAGGCGAACTCAGTGGTGATCCACGCGAATCGCACCAGCACCGAACCCGGCATGGCCGGCATGGCCGGCGACCGTCTCGCCTGCCTCACCGCCCCCTTCTCGTAG